A genomic region of Gemmata massiliana contains the following coding sequences:
- a CDS encoding VOC family protein codes for MSGLNVTQLDHCSVLITDLAKARAFYAGVLGLKEIPKPKTFDFVALWFQLGDGQTLHLLQKSAPDTRSPRHFALRVPDIGQAREHFRGHKIDIQETGPIPHCDRFFVSDPDGNRIEIIQWIEYYDPAISGAGQFDT; via the coding sequence ATGTCGGGCTTGAATGTAACCCAACTCGACCACTGTTCCGTGCTCATCACGGACTTGGCGAAGGCACGGGCGTTCTACGCGGGCGTGCTGGGGTTGAAGGAGATCCCGAAACCGAAGACGTTCGATTTCGTCGCGTTGTGGTTCCAGCTCGGCGACGGTCAAACGCTGCACCTCTTGCAGAAGTCGGCCCCCGACACGCGAAGCCCGCGGCACTTCGCGCTTCGCGTGCCGGACATCGGGCAAGCCCGCGAGCACTTCCGTGGACACAAAATTGACATTCAGGAAACCGGACCGATTCCGCACTGCGACCGGTTCTTCGTGAGCGATCCGGACGGAAACCGGATCGAAATCATTCAATGGATTGAATATTACGATCCGGCAATAAGTGGCGCCGGACAATTCGACACATAA
- a CDS encoding TerD family protein, translating into MNPIYLRRRAKVILPDGTGSTPVNVLAALQKNIESLGFLLSERVIEHLKALDPLKVDSFYQRLVKELQVLVGAHRKFKPFYPNFPAQVMEMSEAALYFNAIMHYWTGFRPEYESAERPELNEQPKYRIIDLGTKDDFESIFTLLAKSKSPFSPQDKDDVKWFVAQYRDSIRRLLPELIPCKENLAYLGAELIRNAPEISPVLDAHVKTATDVLRLAVALSDGDVSLATAGKFGKLRRKERALLLGWIERAESRTEDMLRWKPRWIRLGERLHPGEYAERFPKTAAAFDVLRNDRKFETFNSAVETNLTKRDTRAVLTLLATRPGKLARRLDHLARLDPSAQTIVERFSERAEKVSTPVLLQVMTHFRHRNEPGKLRTFFPKGEIGNLFATKTPLPKLPEEVADSVVAICERVLVERFAQLAPLGTCYLDPRLKNYLVPFAQRSAAKALRTLVRGSRLSLPECSTLRFFVWWKNGKSRADVDLSAAMYDTKYQYVDTLAYYNLKNFGAHHSGDITDAPNGAAEFIDVDLARCAENRVRYIVMSLNSFTQQPYCDLPECFAGWMARTRASSGEVFEPKTVVDKVDIASDTQICLPAIFDITNREVVWADIALKGHPRFANNVHNNLSGVSLVLRAVTQLRKTDLHTLFALHVRARGEEVATASSAQTVFAVDQGLTPFDLDRITAEFM; encoded by the coding sequence ATGAATCCCATCTACCTCCGTCGGCGCGCGAAAGTGATCCTCCCGGACGGCACCGGGAGCACGCCCGTCAATGTTCTCGCCGCACTCCAGAAGAACATCGAGAGCCTCGGGTTTCTGCTCTCGGAGCGCGTCATTGAGCACCTGAAGGCCCTCGACCCACTCAAAGTCGATTCCTTCTACCAGCGACTAGTGAAGGAACTCCAGGTTCTGGTCGGCGCCCACCGAAAGTTCAAACCGTTCTACCCGAACTTCCCAGCGCAGGTCATGGAGATGAGCGAAGCGGCGCTCTACTTCAACGCGATAATGCACTACTGGACCGGCTTCCGCCCGGAATACGAGTCGGCCGAGCGGCCCGAGCTGAACGAACAGCCGAAGTACCGCATCATTGATCTCGGTACCAAAGACGACTTCGAGTCGATCTTCACCCTGTTGGCGAAGTCGAAGTCACCGTTTTCGCCGCAGGACAAAGACGATGTGAAGTGGTTCGTGGCCCAGTACCGCGATAGCATCCGACGGCTATTGCCCGAACTAATTCCGTGCAAGGAGAACCTCGCATACCTCGGCGCGGAACTGATCCGGAACGCGCCCGAAATCTCGCCGGTGCTCGACGCGCACGTAAAAACCGCGACCGACGTTCTGCGTCTCGCGGTGGCACTCAGCGACGGGGATGTTTCACTTGCGACCGCAGGCAAGTTCGGCAAACTCCGCCGAAAGGAACGCGCCCTGTTGCTCGGGTGGATCGAACGCGCTGAGAGCCGCACCGAAGATATGCTGCGCTGGAAGCCGCGGTGGATTCGGCTCGGCGAACGGCTCCACCCCGGCGAGTACGCGGAGCGCTTCCCCAAAACCGCGGCCGCGTTCGATGTTCTGCGCAACGACCGCAAGTTCGAGACGTTTAACAGCGCGGTCGAAACGAACCTTACCAAGCGCGACACCCGCGCCGTATTGACGCTACTCGCGACGCGCCCCGGCAAACTGGCCCGGCGGTTGGATCACCTCGCGCGCCTCGATCCGAGCGCGCAAACCATCGTGGAGCGATTCTCGGAGCGCGCGGAGAAAGTTTCGACGCCCGTACTGTTGCAGGTCATGACGCACTTTCGCCACCGGAACGAACCGGGCAAGCTGCGCACGTTCTTTCCGAAGGGCGAGATCGGCAACCTGTTCGCCACGAAAACCCCGCTCCCGAAACTGCCCGAGGAGGTCGCGGACTCGGTCGTAGCGATCTGCGAGCGTGTACTCGTTGAGCGATTCGCCCAACTCGCGCCGCTCGGAACGTGTTACCTCGATCCGCGGTTGAAGAACTATCTCGTGCCGTTTGCACAGCGGTCGGCGGCGAAGGCCCTGCGCACGCTCGTTCGCGGGAGCCGGTTGTCGCTCCCGGAATGTTCCACGCTCCGGTTCTTCGTGTGGTGGAAGAACGGCAAGTCGCGCGCGGACGTGGACCTTTCTGCGGCGATGTACGACACGAAGTACCAGTACGTTGACACGCTCGCGTACTACAACCTGAAGAACTTCGGGGCGCACCACAGCGGCGACATCACGGACGCCCCGAACGGCGCGGCCGAGTTCATTGACGTCGATCTCGCGCGCTGCGCGGAGAACCGGGTGCGCTACATCGTGATGAGCCTGAACAGCTTCACGCAGCAACCGTACTGCGACCTGCCAGAGTGTTTTGCCGGGTGGATGGCTCGCACCCGGGCGAGTTCCGGGGAAGTGTTTGAGCCGAAAACGGTGGTGGACAAGGTCGACATCGCGTCGGACACGCAGATCTGCCTGCCCGCGATTTTCGATATCACGAACCGCGAGGTCGTCTGGGCCGATATCGCACTGAAGGGTCACCCTCGGTTCGCGAACAACGTTCACAATAACCTGAGTGGCGTTTCGCTCGTGCTGCGCGCGGTGACGCAACTCCGCAAAACGGACCTGCACACGTTATTCGCATTGCACGTTCGCGCTCGCGGGGAAGAAGTGGCGACCGCAAGTTCCGCACAAACGGTGTTCGCGGTCGATCAGGGACTTACACCATTCGATCTCGACCGAATCACGGCCGAGTTTATGTGA
- a CDS encoding excinuclease ABC subunit UvrC, with protein MIEDPIPPVSEQTPDPRDPAAKVREFPTTSGVYLMKDAGGNVIYVGKAKNLRGRASSYFSKEALNDARIRDWMPLVKDVDFIETTDAIQAVFTEARMIKDLRPKFNKDLKDDKTFPYLQIRTREEFPRVEITRKPRRKGVRLYGPFTSTKPLRIAMDVLQRLLQFRTCSLDIKTGEDRWKWFRPCLLHSIRRCTAPCNLRVSREDYRAQIKKLIFILEGKTAKLVRRMEREMIAASEELNFEKARRIRDEIAAIQKLDMRGDASKDVQPEVFPIDPKKGLIGLKKVLGLANTPRTIEGMDIAHLSGQDTVASLVSFLDGVPFKPGYRRFKIKSVEGVDDFASMREVVTRRFRRLRDEDEVFPDILLIDGGKGQLNAAIDAFQTLGITPPCLISLAKQEEEIFRPGAEESIKLSKHSAALRLLQYVRDESHRFAQHYHHMLRRKRFTED; from the coding sequence ATGATCGAAGACCCGATTCCGCCCGTCAGCGAGCAAACGCCGGACCCGCGCGACCCGGCCGCGAAGGTCCGCGAGTTCCCCACCACATCAGGCGTGTACCTGATGAAGGACGCGGGCGGGAACGTGATTTACGTGGGCAAAGCCAAAAACCTGCGCGGCCGTGCCTCGTCGTATTTCAGCAAAGAAGCCCTGAACGATGCCCGCATCCGCGACTGGATGCCGCTCGTGAAGGACGTGGACTTCATCGAGACGACGGACGCGATTCAGGCCGTATTCACTGAAGCGCGGATGATTAAAGACCTGCGCCCGAAGTTCAACAAGGATCTCAAGGACGACAAGACGTTTCCGTACTTACAGATCCGCACACGCGAAGAGTTCCCGCGGGTCGAGATCACGCGCAAACCGCGGCGCAAGGGCGTGAGGCTGTACGGACCGTTCACGAGCACGAAGCCGTTGCGGATCGCAATGGACGTGCTCCAGCGGTTGCTCCAGTTCCGCACGTGCTCGCTCGACATCAAGACCGGCGAGGACCGGTGGAAGTGGTTCCGCCCCTGTCTGTTGCACAGCATCCGGCGCTGCACGGCGCCGTGTAACTTGCGCGTGTCGCGCGAGGACTACCGCGCGCAGATCAAGAAACTCATTTTCATCCTCGAAGGCAAAACCGCGAAGCTCGTGCGCCGCATGGAGCGCGAGATGATCGCCGCGAGCGAGGAGCTGAACTTCGAGAAGGCCCGGCGCATTCGCGACGAGATCGCAGCGATTCAGAAACTCGACATGCGCGGCGACGCGAGCAAAGACGTGCAGCCGGAAGTGTTCCCCATCGACCCGAAAAAGGGACTAATCGGGCTGAAGAAGGTGCTCGGGTTAGCAAACACCCCGCGCACGATCGAGGGCATGGACATCGCCCACCTCAGCGGACAGGATACGGTCGCGTCGCTGGTGTCGTTCCTGGACGGGGTGCCGTTCAAACCCGGTTACCGGCGCTTCAAAATCAAGTCGGTGGAGGGCGTGGACGATTTCGCCAGCATGCGCGAAGTGGTCACGCGGCGCTTCCGGCGGCTACGCGACGAGGACGAGGTGTTCCCCGACATCCTGCTTATTGACGGCGGGAAGGGGCAACTCAACGCTGCGATCGATGCGTTCCAGACGCTCGGCATTACGCCGCCGTGCCTCATTTCCCTGGCCAAACAGGAAGAAGAGATCTTCCGCCCCGGCGCCGAAGAATCGATCAAGCTCAGCAAGCACTCCGCCGCGCTACGGCTACTCCAGTACGTTCGCGACGAATCCCACCGTTTCGCACAGCACTACCACCACATGCTCCGGCGGAAGCGGTTCACGGAAGATTGA